In the genome of Notamacropus eugenii isolate mMacEug1 chromosome 7, mMacEug1.pri_v2, whole genome shotgun sequence, the window cattgtggTGATCAAAGTTCACGTCTTCCACCTGGAAACCTGTGATCTCATATTGGGAATCTGGCTTTCTCTCTCTAGCCCCCTTGCCCCAGACGCTTCCACCAGaggcttcccctcctccctccaatccCTGGCACCAAAGAATGTGAAGTGAGCCCATGGAGGTGAGTGATGCCGCCGCCCCCCCCAGGGCACCGACTGCCTGAGCCGGGAAGCAGAGTTGGGGGttggtttggggggggggggtggaaggtATGCTACTCGGCTTCTCTAATTcctgcctctctcctctccccttggGGCTCTGCTGTCCCTTGATCCTCCCTTTTCCCGCCCCCACAGTTCTTATCTTCCGGTTCCCCACTTCCCTCTTCCTTGTATCCTCTCCTGACCCGACTCCTCCGCTCCTGTCTTGGCAGGGCTCACGTCCTCGCTCCCCGGGCGGCCCCCTTGCCCTGCCGGCCTTCGAAGGCGAGCTGGACCTGCAGCGCTACTCCAACGGGCCGGGCGTAAGCGGGGGGCCGGCGGGCATGGGAGCGGCGGGCTGGCCCGAGAGCCGCGGGAGCGGGCGGCGCTTCCCGTGCCCGGTGTGCGGGAAGCGCTTTCGCTTCAACTCCATCCTGGCGCTGCATCTGCGGGCCCACCCCGGGGCCCAGCCCTTCCAGTGCCCGCACTGCGGCCACCGCACGGCGCAGAGGGCCCTGCTGCGCCTGCACTTGCGCTCGCACCAGCCGGAGCGCCCGCGCAGCCCCGCCGCGCGCCTGCTGTTGGAGCTGGAGGAGCGCGCCCTGTTGCGGGAGGCCCGGCTGGGCGGCGCGCCCTCCCCGGAGCGCCCCGCGCAGGCCCCGGCCCCCGCCCCGGCCCCGACTCTACCTGCCTTCCGCTGCCCCTTCTGCAAAGGCAAGTTCCGCACGGCGGCGGAGCGTGAACGCCACCTGCACATCCTCCACCGGCCTTGGAAATGCCACCTGTGCAGCTTCGGCTCCAGCCAGGAGGAGGAGCTGCTGCGCCACAGCCTGACAGCGCACGGCGCCCCCGAGCGCCCCCTGGCAGCCGCCTCGGCGGGGCCCgcgcccctgcccctgcccctgcccctgcccctgcccctgccccagccGGAGTCCGAGGCGGCCCCGGAGCTCGAACccgagccggagccggagcccgaGCCCGCGCCAGCCCCGGCCACCGCCCCCGAGGAGCCTCCGGCGCCCCCCGAGTTTCGTTGTCAAGTCTGCGGCCAGAGTTTCACCCAGTCCTGGTTCCTCAAGGGCCACATGCGCAAGCACAAGGCCTCCTTCGACCACGCGTGCCCCGTCTGCGGCCGCTGCTTCAAAGAGCCCTGGTTCCTCAAAAACCACATGAAGGTGCACGCCAGCAAGCTGGGGGCCCTGCGTGCGCCCGGGCCCGGCTCGGGCCCTCCCCGGGCTCCTCCCCCTCCTGACCTAGGCTTGCTGGCTTACGAGCCCCTGGGCCCCGCGCTACTGTTGGCCCCGGCGCCTCCCCAGGGGGATCGAGGCGAGCCCCCGGGTTTGCTGGGCTACCTGAGCTTGCGCGCAGGGAAAGCCAGGCCCAACGGGGAGGGCACCGAGCCTGGGGCTGGCCGGGGCTTCGGGGGCTTCCGCCCGCTCCCGGCTCGGGAGCGTCGTCCCCGCCTGGAGGAGCAAGATGAAGACGACGAGGAGGTGGTGGTGGAAGCGGAGGAGGACAGCTGGACTCGGAGCAGGGCCCTGGGAGCGCTGGCTTCACTTCCTAGACGGCCAGGGGAGGGCGCGGGTCATCCTGCCCCTCCCGCGGGGGGCCAGTCCCGGCCTGCAGCCTCCCAGGGTATGTGTCTGTAATGAGGAGCGAGTGCGACACCTCCTTCCCCGGCAGCGgtgcttccttctcctttccctttctgcaTTTCAGATCTTCCATTGTCCCGACCTCTAGTTCCCACCTGCCCATTTATCTTCCTGGAGGCAGCATTGATTCCCCTCTGTCTGCCCCCTGTTCCCTACCGTTCGCTTTCCACTCGGGTCTTGTAGAGTACCCGTTTGCAGTTTGGAGAGACAGTAGGGGGAGACGCAGCTGGGATCTTAGCCTCTTAACTGGATTCCTTAACATGTGTTGCAGAAGAGAACGGGCTGTTAGTAGGGGGTGCGCGGCCCGAAGGGGGCCGGGGAGCCTCGGGCAAGGACTGCCCCTTCTGTGGGAAATCCTTCCGTTCTGCACACCACCTCAAAGTGCATCTGCGGGTGCATACAGGTGAGATGGGGGGAAGGTATCTCAGAGGCCTGCgaggggttggagaaggaagagagaagcgTGTGGGTTTGGGAGGATGAGGGGCATTTCTTGCCCAGACCTGCAGATGGGTGTGGCAGACGTTTTATGGGGGATTCACGGATTATGGGGGGAACTTCACTAGTGGGTGGGAGTCACGAGTTTGAGGGCAGTCCTGAATCTTTAGAGGAGGGGACTACCCTGCACATTTTCTGCTCTGCAAGTCCATGAAAGGGGAAGGGAGTTGAGGGAAGGATAAGGGACTCCATTGGGc includes:
- the ZNF219 gene encoding zinc finger protein 219 isoform X2, with protein sequence MEGSRPRSPGGPLALPAFEGELDLQRYSNGPGVSGGPAGMGAAGWPESRGSGRRFPCPVCGKRFRFNSILALHLRAHPGAQPFQCPHCGHRTAQRALLRLHLRSHQPERPRSPAARLLLELEERALLREARLGGAPSPERPAQAPAPAPAPTLPAFRCPFCKGKFRTAAERERHLHILHRPWKCHLCSFGSSQEEELLRHSLTAHGAPERPLAAASAGPAPLPLPLPLPLPLPQPESEAAPELEPEPEPEPEPAPAPATAPEEPPAPPEFRCQVCGQSFTQSWFLKGHMRKHKASFDHACPVCGRCFKEPWFLKNHMKVHASKLGALRAPGPGSGPPRAPPPPDLGLLAYEPLGPALLLAPAPPQGDRGEPPGLLGYLSLRAGKARPNGEGTEPGAGRGFGGFRPLPARERRPRLEEQDEDDEEVVVEAEEDSWTRSRALGALASLPRRPGEGAGHPAPPAGGQSRPAASQEENGLLVGGARPEGGRGASGKDCPFCGKSFRSAHHLKVHLRVHTGERPYKCPHCDYAGTQSGSLKYHLQRHHREQRSGAGPGPPPEPPPPPQRGSAPSQGAKPNPAPPTWAEGAMGSRLPSSATAPSRRKPVSPGRTLRNGRGGEAEPLDLSLRAGTGGEAGAGGSLHRCLFCPFATGAPELMALHLQVHHSRRARGRRPPQSAPSPPSSACVLSGELTPSPPQDGDGSPGLSRPGEAAGAGVGGQER
- the ZNF219 gene encoding zinc finger protein 219 isoform X1; its protein translation is MLLGFSNSCLSPLPLGLCCPLILPFPAPTVLIFRFPTSLFLVSSPDPTPPLLSWQGSRPRSPGGPLALPAFEGELDLQRYSNGPGVSGGPAGMGAAGWPESRGSGRRFPCPVCGKRFRFNSILALHLRAHPGAQPFQCPHCGHRTAQRALLRLHLRSHQPERPRSPAARLLLELEERALLREARLGGAPSPERPAQAPAPAPAPTLPAFRCPFCKGKFRTAAERERHLHILHRPWKCHLCSFGSSQEEELLRHSLTAHGAPERPLAAASAGPAPLPLPLPLPLPLPQPESEAAPELEPEPEPEPEPAPAPATAPEEPPAPPEFRCQVCGQSFTQSWFLKGHMRKHKASFDHACPVCGRCFKEPWFLKNHMKVHASKLGALRAPGPGSGPPRAPPPPDLGLLAYEPLGPALLLAPAPPQGDRGEPPGLLGYLSLRAGKARPNGEGTEPGAGRGFGGFRPLPARERRPRLEEQDEDDEEVVVEAEEDSWTRSRALGALASLPRRPGEGAGHPAPPAGGQSRPAASQEENGLLVGGARPEGGRGASGKDCPFCGKSFRSAHHLKVHLRVHTGERPYKCPHCDYAGTQSGSLKYHLQRHHREQRSGAGPGPPPEPPPPPQRGSAPSQGAKPNPAPPTWAEGAMGSRLPSSATAPSRRKPVSPGRTLRNGRGGEAEPLDLSLRAGTGGEAGAGGSLHRCLFCPFATGAPELMALHLQVHHSRRARGRRPPQSAPSPPSSACVLSGELTPSPPQDGDGSPGLSRPGEAAGAGVGGQER